One Acaryochloris marina S15 DNA segment encodes these proteins:
- a CDS encoding pentapeptide repeat-containing protein: protein MKALKGFWQFLNTDVRDIPWGEVAQQGIEGMKALPDASKAWQDNADKVQQLAPYLQKAEPLIKALDTPVTKLAISGLPFVSVGINLLKIGLDLAKVEPTFENSVAIVAQLAYLQSLEAVLEQQDEQIKATLAQLSLKDVVEKQLDKFYRKELNLTEAKTATTQFRESVLAEKFGTALIEQLQQCGLYNSQAQRVADQVLWGSHRYFHLAIAEAGESVKPLAEFYRTGGQQELERYTAIDEYLEKRIKSTPQEQVFDESNPRVCFQDIYVRLEVQPLTQDGKVKRDVNPICSHEWTRKTLDQPANLTRKVMFMEGEAGRGKSVFCRMIANWVCSEFGDAFIPLRIRLRDLRTLANNLTKTLEDCPDLEQVNFVRGESNWLADKNTRFLIILDGFDELLLEGRATGGLKEFLQQVTDFQWRSHHQLLVTGRPLALQGIDRLITQNKDLERVRLEPMGDGLRECWLNKWQALFGEDKVNQFREFLTACPKDITDTLAREPLLLYLLARLNREGHLTQGMFADTQTGRPQDTQAKLRIYRAAVDWVLVKQRQDENLRLCGLDNLEDLREILQEAALCVVQSGNETARLEMVKQRFKGSSNPIAELLKQAQETTGQSEDKALNNLLTTFYLKPGERDQRGSVEFAHKSFGEYLFAERLLIAFEAWTELDKRQRFRLDERALNEQIYDVLGYGGLSQEIVAYLWELLDESNIDRVKLFKRLSNFYSRWCQNEFLDASPNENLPQKKLIQLLDQEIPTGLKQVDVFTGLNVMIFLFKLHASAQPEDYPHSRDDTPQPDIYFYPCGEPDTESFLADRLLNIIHSADALKTGIFTTTIGPYLSRADLSRANLRSADLSSANLFSAYLFSANLRRADLSRADLSSADLSSANLFSANLSRADLRSADLSRAYLSSAYLSRADLRSADLSSANLISADLSRADLRSADLSSADLRSADLSSADLSSADLSRANLSRANLSRANLFSADLFSADLFSADLFSADLSSAYLSSADLRSANLRSADLSSANLSRTLLIQTVLKDTLNLTSDQLEGVHPSLICGTFMPSSIDIDSNRDWDELPKVLHDRFPEEFKTLEEAEQWVEKERSR, encoded by the coding sequence ATGAAAGCTCTCAAGGGATTTTGGCAGTTTCTCAACACGGATGTACGAGATATCCCTTGGGGGGAAGTGGCCCAACAAGGCATTGAAGGCATGAAGGCGTTGCCGGATGCTTCAAAAGCTTGGCAGGACAATGCCGATAAGGTTCAACAGCTTGCCCCTTATTTGCAAAAGGCAGAACCCCTGATCAAAGCCCTGGATACTCCAGTGACAAAGTTGGCTATTTCTGGGCTGCCGTTTGTATCTGTTGGCATAAACTTGCTGAAAATTGGGCTTGACTTGGCAAAAGTGGAGCCGACTTTCGAGAATTCAGTCGCAATTGTCGCCCAACTCGCCTATCTCCAGAGTTTAGAAGCGGTGCTGGAGCAACAGGATGAGCAGATCAAAGCAACACTAGCGCAGCTATCTCTCAAGGATGTTGTGGAGAAACAGCTCGACAAATTTTATAGAAAGGAATTGAACCTCACTGAGGCAAAGACAGCTACTACCCAATTTCGAGAATCCGTATTAGCCGAGAAGTTTGGAACAGCTTTGATAGAACAGTTGCAACAGTGCGGACTGTACAACAGCCAAGCCCAACGAGTAGCAGATCAAGTCTTGTGGGGAAGTCATCGGTATTTCCATCTGGCTATTGCAGAAGCTGGGGAAAGTGTGAAACCTTTGGCAGAGTTTTACCGTACTGGTGGGCAACAGGAGCTAGAGCGCTATACGGCTATTGACGAGTATTTAGAAAAACGGATTAAATCCACCCCGCAAGAGCAAGTATTTGACGAGAGTAACCCTAGGGTGTGCTTTCAAGACATTTATGTACGGCTAGAGGTGCAGCCCTTAACCCAGGATGGAAAGGTAAAACGTGATGTCAATCCCATCTGCAGTCATGAGTGGACGAGAAAAACTTTAGACCAGCCAGCCAACCTAACTCGAAAAGTGATGTTTATGGAAGGTGAGGCAGGCAGGGGGAAGTCTGTATTTTGTCGCATGATTGCCAATTGGGTATGCTCGGAGTTTGGAGATGCTTTTATTCCCTTGCGGATTCGGCTACGAGACTTACGGACATTAGCAAATAACCTAACGAAAACCCTAGAAGACTGCCCAGATTTAGAGCAAGTGAATTTCGTGCGTGGGGAATCTAATTGGTTAGCGGATAAAAACACGCGATTTTTGATTATTTTGGATGGCTTTGATGAACTCTTGTTAGAGGGGCGAGCCACGGGTGGTTTAAAGGAGTTTTTGCAACAGGTAACGGATTTTCAGTGGCGTAGCCATCATCAATTGTTGGTAACAGGACGCCCCTTAGCGCTGCAAGGAATCGATCGGCTGATCACCCAAAACAAAGACTTGGAGAGGGTGCGACTGGAACCCATGGGAGATGGGTTGAGGGAATGCTGGCTGAACAAATGGCAAGCCCTATTTGGAGAAGACAAGGTCAATCAGTTCAGGGAGTTTTTGACGGCCTGTCCCAAAGACATCACGGATACTCTAGCCCGTGAGCCGCTGCTGCTGTATTTGCTGGCGCGGCTCAATCGAGAGGGGCATCTAACTCAAGGGATGTTTGCCGATACTCAAACGGGTCGCCCTCAGGATACTCAGGCTAAGCTGCGGATCTATCGAGCAGCGGTGGATTGGGTGCTGGTAAAACAGCGGCAGGATGAGAACTTGCGGCTCTGTGGATTAGATAACTTGGAAGATTTACGGGAGATACTGCAGGAAGCGGCGTTGTGTGTGGTGCAGTCTGGCAATGAAACGGCCCGACTAGAAATGGTAAAGCAGCGGTTTAAGGGCAGCAGCAATCCCATCGCTGAATTGCTAAAGCAAGCCCAGGAAACCACTGGGCAATCAGAGGACAAGGCACTGAATAATTTACTGACCACTTTTTATCTTAAACCGGGAGAAAGAGATCAACGGGGTTCAGTAGAATTTGCCCACAAGAGCTTTGGCGAGTATTTATTTGCAGAGCGATTACTGATTGCCTTTGAAGCCTGGACGGAGTTAGATAAACGACAACGGTTTCGGTTAGATGAACGAGCCCTAAATGAACAGATTTATGACGTATTAGGTTATGGCGGCCTGAGTCAAGAAATTGTCGCCTATTTATGGGAGCTGCTAGATGAGAGCAACATTGACCGTGTAAAGCTATTCAAGCGACTCAGCAATTTCTATAGCCGCTGGTGCCAAAACGAATTTTTGGATGCTTCCCCAAACGAGAATCTTCCCCAGAAGAAACTGATACAGCTGCTTGATCAGGAGATCCCCACTGGATTGAAGCAAGTGGATGTATTTACGGGGCTGAACGTGATGATTTTTCTGTTTAAGCTACATGCATCTGCGCAGCCAGAGGACTATCCCCATTCCAGAGACGATACACCTCAACCCGATATCTATTTTTATCCCTGTGGTGAACCTGATACAGAAAGCTTTCTAGCAGACCGTCTCCTCAATATTATTCATTCCGCAGATGCACTTAAAACAGGGATTTTTACCACTACGATTGGGCCTTATCTCAGCCGCGCCGACCTCAGCCGCGCCAACCTCCGCAGCGCCGACCTCAGCAGCGCCAACCTCTTCAGCGCCTACCTCTTCAGCGCCAACCTCCGCCGCGCCGACCTCAGCCGCGCCGACCTCAGCAGCGCCGACCTCAGCAGCGCCAACCTCTTCAGCGCCAACCTCAGCCGCGCCGACCTCCGCAGCGCCGACCTCAGCCGCGCCTACCTCAGCAGCGCCTACCTCAGCCGCGCCGACCTCCGCAGCGCCGACCTCAGCAGCGCCAACCTCATCAGCGCCGACCTCAGCCGCGCCGACCTCCGCAGCGCCGACCTCAGCAGCGCCGACCTCCGCAGCGCCGACCTCAGCAGCGCCGACCTCAGCAGCGCCGACCTCAGCCGCGCCAACCTCAGCCGCGCCAACCTCAGCCGCGCCAACCTCTTCAGCGCCGACCTCTTCAGCGCCGACCTCTTCAGCGCCGACCTCTTCAGCGCCGACCTCAGCAGCGCCTACCTCAGCAGCGCCGACCTCCGCAGCGCCAACCTCCGCAGCGCCGACCTCAGCAGCGCCAACCTCAGCAGAACTCTCTTAATACAAACGGTTTTGAAGGATACTCTCAACCTAACAAGTGATCAACTGGAAGGTGTTCACCCATCACTCATTTGCGGTACATTTATGCCCTCAAGTATCGATATTGATTCCAACCGAGATTGGGATGAGCTGCCAAAGGTTCTCCATGATCGCTTTCCCGAAGAATTTAAGACCTTGGAAGAAGCTGAACAATGGGTAGAGAAAGAACGATCTCGTTGA
- a CDS encoding sigma-70 family RNA polymerase sigma factor — MTIATIASPYSDGIRLPEYLVQLLNRFPIPSPEKELELIQYAKRGHETSLSWLMIGHVRLVSKLANQYAQTFEDGQDLLQEGMLGIRHAVRKFDPTKGCKFSTYARGWIRGYIRRYCYKNRPGQLKLPEKKQIHLDRVYRLQNEFPDASLEEIAQKAKLKLQYIEDLMRWGRSFKEIPEWHEFTIDDASFYADGDDYDEYFGDELEDETNTNLVLIKAPRPPKYQIPVHLLKQWFRVGMAQFVKVAQGQFSQGFSNYSQPTALEAGQERVNLSTWPASLSISYQNNIQHFSSSPHLSQTPPAPESLSAKAIEFVKGVIAHAQKSLLVLCGGRSDGPADRPGHQSPPADQRCRGLGEPRATRGRHLGFCQTVTEFIQRPLAAISQSIRGFPSRAGPDSSQQPQRGAVFDSNPPPQQTNLPRTNTMYKTIAAIIAAWLGLLISPATAETIKIAPGHGHLIDLSSSGCRVSKAYMGTRGIFDLSLDLPQPQTQKIYLTWKPNAQVKSTNLILDLVGCNRSSMELTINRSDSAPSTAITRIGAPTPIAQPPEQSRVLTGRQGQPPVRTRFPQTVASGQPLTLKPQVKTLPKPKTVKRPPVRRIRLTPKAKPVPVAKRNVSDSSITPQTLLKGLNVARASGNKTYRYRSEMHWRVNGMIRQMRWGKSSEDAAKLANVSPDQLQTLIDYAQQ; from the coding sequence ATGACGATTGCTACTATTGCCAGTCCCTATTCGGACGGCATCCGCTTACCCGAATATCTTGTCCAGCTTTTGAATCGCTTCCCCATCCCCAGTCCAGAGAAGGAATTGGAGCTGATTCAATACGCTAAACGAGGCCATGAAACCTCTTTGTCATGGCTGATGATTGGTCATGTTCGTTTGGTGTCCAAACTAGCCAATCAATATGCCCAAACCTTTGAGGATGGCCAAGATTTACTGCAAGAAGGAATGCTGGGGATTCGTCATGCCGTTCGGAAATTCGATCCTACTAAAGGGTGTAAGTTCTCCACCTATGCCAGAGGCTGGATTAGAGGATACATCCGCAGATATTGCTATAAGAACAGACCTGGACAACTGAAACTGCCTGAAAAAAAGCAGATTCATCTCGATAGGGTATACAGACTTCAAAATGAGTTTCCCGATGCCAGCTTGGAAGAGATTGCCCAAAAAGCAAAGCTGAAACTGCAATATATCGAAGATTTGATGCGATGGGGCCGTTCATTCAAGGAAATCCCAGAATGGCATGAATTTACGATTGACGATGCATCATTTTATGCAGATGGTGACGATTATGATGAGTACTTTGGTGATGAGCTTGAGGACGAGACCAACACCAATCTCGTCCTAATTAAAGCCCCTCGACCTCCGAAATATCAAATCCCCGTCCATCTTCTCAAGCAGTGGTTCCGGGTTGGCATGGCTCAGTTCGTGAAGGTAGCCCAAGGTCAGTTTTCTCAAGGTTTCAGCAACTACTCTCAACCCACAGCACTAGAAGCAGGCCAAGAGCGAGTCAATCTCAGCACTTGGCCTGCTTCTCTTTCTATTTCTTATCAAAACAACATTCAGCATTTTTCATCTTCCCCACATCTTTCCCAAACTCCCCCCGCTCCAGAGTCCCTGTCTGCCAAAGCTATTGAATTCGTCAAAGGAGTTATTGCCCATGCTCAGAAATCTCTTTTGGTTCTTTGTGGGGGTCGCAGTGACGGGCCTGCTGATCGACCGGGGCATCAATCTCCCCCAGCGGATCAGCGATGCCGTGGATTGGGAGAGCCTAGAGCGACTAGGGGAAGACATCTGGGATTCTGCCAAACAGTAACCGAGTTTATCCAAAGACCATTAGCTGCGATATCTCAAAGCATTCGAGGATTTCCATCACGGGCTGGTCCTGACTCCAGCCAACAACCACAACGAGGGGCTGTCTTTGATAGCAACCCTCCTCCCCAGCAGACAAACTTGCCAAGGACAAACACGATGTACAAGACGATTGCCGCCATTATTGCGGCCTGGTTGGGGCTGCTTATCTCCCCAGCTACAGCAGAAACGATTAAGATTGCTCCCGGTCACGGTCACCTGATTGACCTCAGCTCCAGCGGGTGCCGAGTCTCTAAAGCCTATATGGGCACTAGGGGCATCTTTGACCTGAGCTTGGATCTGCCCCAACCCCAGACCCAAAAGATTTACCTGACCTGGAAGCCGAATGCCCAGGTGAAATCGACCAACTTGATTCTAGATTTAGTGGGCTGCAACCGCTCCTCAATGGAGTTAACCATCAATCGGTCTGACAGTGCCCCCAGTACTGCCATCACTCGGATTGGAGCGCCCACCCCCATTGCTCAACCCCCTGAGCAATCGCGAGTTCTCACAGGTCGCCAGGGTCAGCCCCCTGTGAGAACTCGCTTCCCTCAAACCGTGGCATCAGGCCAACCTTTGACCTTGAAGCCCCAGGTCAAGACACTTCCTAAGCCGAAGACCGTTAAACGTCCCCCTGTGCGGCGCATTCGTCTCACACCGAAGGCAAAGCCCGTCCCCGTGGCTAAACGAAACGTGTCCGATAGTAGCATCACTCCACAGACTCTTTTGAAGGGGCTAAACGTCGCTAGAGCGTCAGGCAACAAGACATATCGCTATCGCTCAGAAATGCACTGGCGCGTCAACGGCATGATCCGTCAGATGCGTTGGGGGAAGTCTTCTGAAGACGCAGCAAAGCTAGCCAATGTATCCCCTGACCAGCTCCAGACCTTGATTGATTACGCCCAGCAATAA
- a CDS encoding ParB N-terminal domain-containing protein, translating into MPSPKPLSESSESSIESIEIAKIRMDGGTQPRSKLYEEVVADYAEDMKQGATFPPVVIYYDGKDYWLADGFHRVRAKEAIDEKEISAEVFPGELRDAVLHSVGANAAHGLRRTNADKRRAVNRLVRDREWKKWSDREIGRRCGVSGKFVGTVRRELSATYSQIDSDGLDEIDPNTRMAIRGGTTFEMDTTNIRNRPQSEEGKIPKRKRTKKKTATPKIAETQPGKVNKGDVWKLGKSHYLFCGDPPSMKFQKLLPPEIGVFLVFLESRDQWPPAIPENAMNALSFYTSHGEDFHLETLRAITENCLSGTTDANDPVVMINLIDPSLFILIDELECPCYCAEPDPLRCSDALIAWSVTNQPFKKL; encoded by the coding sequence ATGCCTTCTCCAAAGCCGCTGAGCGAATCCTCAGAATCTTCTATCGAATCAATTGAGATAGCTAAAATTCGCATGGATGGCGGAACTCAGCCTCGCTCAAAGCTCTACGAAGAGGTGGTAGCTGACTATGCCGAGGACATGAAGCAAGGAGCTACTTTTCCCCCAGTCGTAATTTACTATGACGGTAAGGACTATTGGTTAGCTGATGGATTTCATAGGGTCCGGGCTAAAGAAGCCATTGACGAGAAGGAAATTTCTGCGGAAGTCTTTCCCGGAGAACTGCGAGATGCCGTTCTGCACTCAGTAGGGGCCAATGCAGCACATGGCCTAAGAAGAACGAACGCAGATAAAAGACGTGCTGTTAATAGACTGGTGCGCGACCGTGAATGGAAAAAGTGGAGTGACCGAGAGATTGGAAGACGTTGCGGAGTAAGCGGTAAATTTGTTGGAACGGTAAGACGCGAGTTGTCTGCTACCTATTCTCAGATAGATAGTGATGGACTAGATGAGATAGATCCTAATACCCGAATGGCTATTAGAGGCGGCACTACTTTTGAGATGGACACAACAAATATCCGAAACAGACCACAGTCGGAAGAGGGAAAAATACCTAAACGAAAACGCACAAAGAAGAAAACAGCTACTCCAAAAATCGCTGAAACTCAACCTGGGAAAGTTAACAAAGGTGATGTCTGGAAGCTTGGCAAGTCACATTATTTATTTTGTGGCGATCCTCCTTCTATGAAATTTCAAAAACTCTTGCCTCCTGAGATTGGAGTGTTTTTAGTCTTTTTAGAATCACGAGATCAATGGCCTCCTGCAATTCCTGAAAATGCTATGAATGCCTTGTCTTTTTATACATCGCATGGAGAGGACTTTCACCTAGAGACATTAAGAGCGATTACAGAAAACTGCTTGTCTGGGACAACAGATGCAAACGATCCTGTAGTTATGATTAACCTGATCGATCCATCTCTTTTTATCTTGATAGATGAACTGGAATGCCCCTGTTACTGTGCTGAACCTGATCCCTTGCGTTGCTCGGATGCCCTCATTGCATGGTCTGTTACCAATCAGCCGTTTAAGAAGTTATAG
- a CDS encoding ParB/Srx family N-terminal domain-containing protein, whose protein sequence is MKRDLSSNGFQDLEIIRLSLITLDEEVQPRCQVHSHVVEEYAEAMCQGDKFPPVIVFYNGSKRWLVDGFHRFHAKKAIGELEILADVWQGNQQDAVLYAMEASTESELKLTQADLDRNVFKLIGHPVWQKWSDEEIAIHCGTHANHVHMSREQRVTDLYNMVVAMNKIGKPQSNVKPLVAKNFDLVSALNMDSTTFGPLISDYFLKIWVDMLIDNRINQQSSVN, encoded by the coding sequence ATGAAGAGAGACTTATCAAGCAATGGTTTTCAGGACTTGGAAATAATTAGACTGTCTTTGATCACGCTTGATGAAGAGGTCCAACCACGCTGCCAGGTGCATAGTCATGTGGTTGAAGAATATGCAGAAGCCATGTGCCAAGGAGATAAATTTCCACCTGTAATCGTTTTCTACAATGGGTCAAAACGCTGGCTGGTAGATGGTTTTCATCGATTTCATGCCAAGAAAGCCATAGGTGAATTAGAAATTTTGGCTGATGTCTGGCAAGGGAATCAGCAAGATGCAGTGTTATACGCTATGGAAGCCAGTACAGAAAGTGAGTTGAAGCTCACACAGGCTGATTTAGATAGGAATGTCTTTAAACTCATTGGTCATCCAGTCTGGCAAAAATGGAGTGATGAAGAAATCGCTATTCATTGTGGAACCCATGCAAACCATGTGCATATGTCAAGAGAGCAGAGAGTGACCGATCTCTACAATATGGTGGTTGCGATGAATAAGATTGGGAAACCACAGAGCAATGTAAAACCATTGGTAGCCAAGAATTTTGACTTAGTATCTGCCCTCAACATGGACTCAACCACCTTTGGGCCGTTAATCTCAGATTATTTTTTAAAGATATGGGTTGATATGTTGATTGATAACCGTATCAATCAACAATCATCTGTGAATTGA
- a CDS encoding NB-ARC domain-containing protein — MNFTQAAKIVNSISMQEKGRKQTEAEIIALKAAWDKIDYALAIKNSKANYSENYIRSDAGRKLWLMLSGHFGEKITKMSLRRYFERHPELLDPDKRNRKILGGYPPDIENFVGRQSEAEELKQWSKTIQCVCIDGIAGIGKTCLAAKAINAIFHQPSQFEHYIWLPVHYKPSLNELLDSLIEHLGATKGEETQLNRSSILIQYLQRHRCLIVLDEVDLMLQTNQETSEYEVFFRRIIEEKHQSCVWLTANCFPEGLSNYKNMGFPFESLHLGPLQANEVQKLVESHGITFDADWEKMVHTCMGNPLLLHSVLRKVSKVLGGQADLVNQKTSLALNEFEYLLNKLFTNTNDIKELEIIVLCTIASIDRTQSGISLLALTQNILENHPDISELDIFNSLERLQNHNLLSLVTDTGSIEIVMVDIIKKYILRNYINNDQNTSSILT; from the coding sequence ATGAATTTTACTCAAGCGGCAAAGATCGTCAATAGCATCTCTATGCAAGAAAAAGGACGGAAGCAAACTGAAGCTGAAATCATTGCGCTGAAAGCAGCCTGGGACAAAATTGATTACGCATTAGCGATTAAAAATTCTAAAGCTAACTACAGCGAGAATTATATACGCAGTGATGCTGGTCGAAAGCTTTGGCTCATGCTGTCTGGACATTTTGGTGAGAAGATTACCAAAATGTCTCTCAGAAGATACTTTGAGAGACATCCTGAACTCTTAGATCCTGACAAAAGGAATCGAAAAATCTTAGGAGGGTATCCTCCTGATATTGAAAATTTCGTAGGTCGTCAGAGTGAAGCAGAAGAACTCAAACAATGGTCGAAGACGATTCAATGTGTATGTATTGATGGGATTGCTGGGATTGGTAAGACCTGTTTAGCAGCAAAAGCGATAAACGCAATATTCCACCAGCCTTCCCAATTCGAACACTATATTTGGCTACCTGTCCATTACAAACCTAGCCTCAATGAATTACTGGACTCCCTAATAGAGCATTTGGGGGCTACAAAGGGAGAAGAAACTCAACTAAACCGTAGTTCTATACTCATCCAATATTTACAACGGCACAGATGCCTAATTGTATTGGATGAAGTTGATTTAATGCTGCAGACGAATCAAGAGACCAGTGAATATGAGGTTTTCTTCAGGCGAATAATTGAGGAAAAACATCAAAGTTGCGTTTGGCTGACTGCTAATTGTTTTCCTGAAGGCTTATCCAACTACAAAAACATGGGTTTCCCGTTTGAAAGCTTGCACTTAGGCCCACTCCAAGCTAACGAAGTACAGAAGCTCGTTGAGTCACATGGAATTACATTTGATGCCGACTGGGAAAAGATGGTCCACACTTGTATGGGCAATCCACTTCTCCTGCATTCTGTTCTTAGAAAGGTCTCAAAGGTACTTGGAGGGCAGGCTGACTTAGTTAACCAAAAAACAAGTCTGGCACTAAACGAATTTGAGTACCTACTTAATAAACTATTTACCAATACCAATGATATTAAAGAATTAGAGATCATCGTACTTTGCACAATTGCATCTATTGATCGAACTCAAAGCGGTATATCGTTATTAGCATTAACTCAAAACATCCTAGAAAATCATCCAGATATATCTGAGCTGGATATATTCAATAGCCTTGAACGCCTTCAAAACCATAATTTACTGAGTCTTGTAACAGATACAGGATCAATAGAGATTGTGATGGTAGACATAATTAAGAAGTATATTTTACGGAATTATATAAATAATGACCAAAATACCTCATCTATCTTGACCTAG
- a CDS encoding serine/threonine-protein kinase — protein sequence MSYCINPNCTQRENPPGIDLCQGCGTSLLIKDKYRLLCPIRSLDTSKQLYPSETEIFECVDTIGNPKDPPNTPKIFKILNTEDPKLKQLAKREAYALMGLYEYPNTPKVHIHDYFEYQDEHFSDTLICTAIEKIEGVDLKVWLAEHGQANSTQLKDWLGQLCEILAVVHEKNLFHRDIKPSNIMIRPDGRLVLIDFGTVRKITNTYIAKLSGPDNKSPIQGATDVTMVRTFGYSPPEQLYGKAMPQSDFYALGRTMIHLATGVHPNNLPDDDDRLSWRDQAESIDLDLADLIDRLCDPIPTERPKNTAEILADLAHPPRKSSPNNRARPFFNSFKFHWMYVGLGIGIAVSLAWGVFYLPQPAEVITSKYHLTQGLSALRVQDLEEAQSSLTEAIRLNPNNEEAHYYLAFVCAESLNYDCAFKHYQKAIELNPQDWENKFALASLYEKLGRNDQAKPLLKSAHEIDPKAPEPLNNLSRLALLNANANEGMKYARQALKLTRRPKMKAIIYKNLGWAAYLQKDPELASQYLNQSIKANQDFPDPYCLLSQIAPTTERKEACISLPSLQPEVRQWRRSIIDDIEQKL from the coding sequence GTGTCTTACTGTATTAATCCAAATTGCACTCAACGAGAGAATCCACCCGGCATTGATTTATGCCAAGGGTGTGGTACCTCTTTGCTGATCAAAGATAAGTACAGGCTCTTGTGCCCCATACGCTCTTTGGATACGAGCAAACAGCTTTACCCCTCTGAGACTGAAATTTTTGAGTGCGTTGATACTATTGGAAATCCTAAAGATCCCCCAAACACTCCAAAAATTTTCAAAATTCTCAATACAGAAGACCCTAAGCTTAAGCAACTTGCGAAGAGGGAAGCCTATGCTCTGATGGGATTATATGAATACCCTAATACGCCTAAAGTTCACATCCATGACTATTTCGAGTATCAGGATGAGCATTTCTCAGACACGCTGATCTGCACTGCCATTGAGAAAATTGAAGGGGTAGATCTAAAAGTATGGCTTGCTGAGCATGGCCAGGCTAACTCTACACAGCTCAAGGATTGGTTAGGGCAACTATGTGAAATTCTGGCAGTTGTTCACGAGAAAAATCTATTCCATCGAGATATCAAGCCTTCCAATATCATGATCCGACCGGATGGCAGGTTAGTATTGATTGATTTTGGGACTGTTCGGAAAATTACCAATACCTATATCGCTAAATTAAGCGGCCCAGACAACAAATCACCGATACAAGGGGCTACAGATGTGACGATGGTACGCACATTTGGTTATTCTCCCCCGGAACAGCTCTATGGCAAAGCTATGCCGCAATCCGACTTCTATGCCTTGGGGCGAACGATGATTCACTTAGCCACGGGAGTCCACCCCAATAATTTACCGGATGACGATGATCGATTGTCATGGCGAGATCAGGCTGAGAGTATCGATCTAGACCTTGCAGACTTGATTGATCGCTTATGTGATCCTATTCCCACTGAACGCCCCAAGAATACCGCTGAAATCCTGGCTGACCTGGCTCACCCTCCCCGCAAGTCTTCTCCCAACAATCGTGCCCGTCCCTTCTTCAATTCCTTTAAATTCCACTGGATGTATGTCGGGCTGGGGATAGGGATAGCCGTCTCCCTGGCCTGGGGTGTGTTCTATCTCCCCCAACCTGCTGAAGTCATCACGAGCAAATATCACCTCACCCAAGGTTTGTCAGCGCTAAGGGTGCAAGATTTAGAAGAGGCTCAATCCTCACTAACTGAAGCCATCAGGTTGAATCCCAATAACGAAGAAGCTCACTATTACCTGGCCTTTGTTTGTGCTGAATCACTGAATTATGACTGTGCATTCAAACATTATCAAAAAGCGATTGAGCTGAACCCCCAGGACTGGGAAAACAAGTTTGCCTTGGCGAGTCTCTACGAGAAGCTAGGAAGAAATGACCAGGCGAAACCTTTACTCAAGTCTGCACATGAAATAGATCCCAAGGCCCCAGAACCACTCAACAATCTATCTCGACTGGCCCTTTTAAATGCTAATGCGAATGAAGGGATGAAGTACGCTCGGCAAGCTCTAAAGCTCACTAGAAGACCCAAGATGAAAGCCATCATTTATAAAAATTTGGGGTGGGCTGCTTACCTGCAAAAGGATCCTGAATTAGCATCTCAATATCTAAATCAGTCCATCAAGGCAAATCAAGATTTCCCTGATCCCTATTGTCTCCTCTCTCAAATTGCACCCACTACGGAACGAAAGGAAGCTTGCATTAGCTTACCTTCACTACAACCTGAAGTCCGTCAATGGCGAAGGAGTATTATTGATGATATTGAGCAAAAGCTTTAG